The segment GCCAGAATCTGAAGACATCACAAAGCAAATCGGCAAACTTACCCAAGCGTACGGTGCGTACACCTGGGCATTTTTCTGCCAGCTCGGTGCGATCGTGATCATGCTGCGAACAAACGTTGCAAAGTTAAATGTTTAGCTATATAATAAGATGATTATATAATCTCATTGCAACGTCGATTTTCTTTGGTTCATGGTCAATGTTATCTAAGTCGATAAGCTTAGTAGTGATTGAATTAATCAGGAAATCAAGACCAGTATAGTAAACATGCGAATACTAATTCTAGCAATCGTTGTCGCTTACCTGGCTTTTGCCTGTTGGTGGGTGATCGATGCTGGCATGATTCGCACAGGTGGCGATACCGAGTTGCTGCACGTTTCCTTTGATCCCACCAGAGACATGTGGCGCGATATTAATGCTGAATTCATTCGTGACTATCGACAAAAAACTGGCAAACCACTGCGGATTCGGCAGTCCCATGGTGGGTCGAGCAGCCAGGCACGTTCTGTGATTGATGGCTTGGATGCGGATGTTGTGACACTGGCACTGTTTTCCGATACCGATGCGATTCGCAAAGCGGGCCGTTTGCAGGATGGCTGGCAGGAACGTCTGCCAAATCGCTCGCTGCCCTACACTTCCACAATTGTAATGGTGGTACGGCAGGGAAATCCGAAACAGATTCACGAGTGGAAAGATCTGGAACGCACCGATGTGCAGGTGATCTGCCCCAACCCGAAGACTTCTGGTAACGGCAAGTGGGCATTTCTGGCCATGTGGGGTTCTGTAATCACGAATGGGGGATCGGAAGAGGATGCACGACAGTTTATGCACAAAGTGTATCAGCGGATTCCCGTTTTCGATGCTTCTGCACGTGGTTCAACAATGACTT is part of the Zavarzinella sp. genome and harbors:
- a CDS encoding sulfate ABC transporter substrate-binding protein, whose product is MRILILAIVVAYLAFACWWVIDAGMIRTGGDTELLHVSFDPTRDMWRDINAEFIRDYRQKTGKPLRIRQSHGGSSSQARSVIDGLDADVVTLALFSDTDAIRKAGRLQDGWQERLPNRSLPYTSTIVMVVRQGNPKQIHEWKDLERTDVQVICPNPKTSGNGKWAFLAMWGSVITNGGSEEDARQFMHKVYQRIPVFDASARGSTMTFSQKQLGDVHLTWENEAHLEVQEAKGKLEIVYPQVSIIAEPHVALVDAVVDAKGTREISQAYLEFLYTPTAQQLIANHYFRPTSAEVLAKNRHRFPEMRLFSFDQLAPTWDELNAQFFADGGLVDQLVRSRP